GTAGTAAATtttacgcatgcatgcatgcattcatgcAGGCGCGGGCTGGCAGTGGCAGGGCAGGCAAGTGTGCGCTGCGGCGGCCAGAGCGGCGGGGCTGGCTGTGCGCACTGCGATGCGGCGGTGGCGGAGGACCGATGGAAGGACGCCGCGAGTAATGGCGGGGGCGTAAATGGCGACGCAGAGGCCTTACGATTAGATCCCTGTGGAACCACGTGAGGCCGGGCtgatccaatccaatccaatccaaggAGAGGCGCTCCACTGCTCGCACATACTGTACGTAGGAGACGAACGAGACCAGGCTGTCGATGCCGATGCCATAAATCACCGCCAGTTCATGCCTTGGTGAAAGATAGGTGGTACTACTACTGCTCCTGCTCATGTAGTAGTAGCACTCGGAGTAACCCTTAAGCCTACTCTAGCTCCGTTCCGTTCTTACATACAAGTCTTTTCATAGATTTGGCTACGTActaagcaaaatgagtaaatctacactctaaaatatgtctagggTTTGTCTAAAactcatctagatgtgacataacgATATCACATCTAAGTTGAAATCATCACCTGTTTATAGccttttgtttgtttgttgtttttcttttttggtATTGTATCATCTGGGCCTTGTCTTTTCTTTTTTGTGTGACCAGCGTGCCCATAGAAACGCTCGCATGGGCAAGGCCCAGCTTGCCTCACACCATCACATGCATGCTCACTCTACGGCCTATAGCTGATCGTACGTAGTAACGATTTGTGTTttttattccttttgtttttttatttcctattttttctttttcctttcagGTGTATTTTTTTCAGTTCTAATATAtgctaaaaaaattaaaaaacacaCTGATTGTACTTTTTTTCAGGTGTATTCCTTTTCAAAGATTTGGCTACGTActgagcaaaatgagtaaatctacactctaaaatatgtctatataaaacGCAATACGGCCATGTCCAACGCATATATCCAAGACGTAAGTGCAACCGCGTACGCAAATAATGGCCAACCAACAGTCTTTGTCACCGTCATAATCATCACACAACGATGGGCAAAAACAGTGTTTAACACGATTGACATTTGTATGGCGAACCCTATCGTCGATACATTAAGATTAAGTTTTAACTTTGTACGAACAAACTAACTGCTGACTCGCTTTCCCGCTTGGTTTATTCCAACTCTTTAGATGCTAGTGCCCCATACAGAAACGGAGAGACCCACCGTCCCGCTCACGATTGCCAAGTCCGCCCGCCCTTGCTCGGCAAAGAAGCTTCGACATGATGGACTCGAGACCAGGGCTGGCTCTGACGGACGGCAATCCCCCAACAAGGCTTAACCGCTGCCAGGTTCGGTGACGATGCAATCCTCCTCCTACGCCTCCGTCTGCCCCTCCTTGGTGATGTGGAAGCCTTCGATTTTACGGGCGACCTCATTTGCCACCGCGGCGGCCTTTGGTTTGCCGTTGGCGTTGGGTGCCTCGGGGTCTTCGGTGTTTGCGGGGTTCAGCGGCCAGATCCGGATGGTGCCGTCTTCTGATCCTGATGCGTATGATTCGCCAACAGGCGCGAACCGGACGCAGTGGACGGGGCCATGATGACCTTTGTTGCAGGCTGCAAAACACAGAATAACGGATGTTCACGGCACCATAGATTAACAAGCATGCAGACTACACAAATACTAAACGCGAGGTCGAGACAAATCAAGCTTTCACTTTTGTGCACTGGATTTAGCTTTGCAGTATAAACTGCGCTTGAGAATAATACGAGCACTAACAAGTTCTCAAGTCATGTCAACGGAATCAGCTATTGAAACATCAATATTAAATTTTTATTTGAATCCAATTTTCAAATATCAGTATAAAGAATGGTGCAGCCAAAAAATGAACATACAATGGCCAGAGAGCACAATTGTACAGTCAGTGGGGTGATTACTTTGTTATAGATATAACAAAATCGATGCAGTATATACTCTGACTTTCAGGACATCTCACTCATTGTGGGTAGAATCCCATGGCTATCATTCCAACTAGTACTGCCGCATTGGGATTTGAACCCAGTACAAGTCTCATATAATTGAGTACTTCACATGCCTTATGTGCAAATAAGAAAAAATGACTGCAAAAGTAGGATTTGAACCCAGTACCACTCTCACATATCCAGTAATCCCTACCCTTGGGATAGAAGCTTGTTATAACTATAGTAAATCACTGGTTTATTGTCTCTAAGTTTCAAATTAAACCATTTTTACTGATTGGTTCCCTGGGTAACCAGGGATCACCAAGAAAACGTTCTGGGGGTTTATATTTTTTTCCGCATGGTCAGGATACAAACAAGAGTTATAAACACTCTACAACTCACAATAGTGAAAGCTTAACAAAAATATTATGCTAGCTAATGTTCTTGTTTTGGTAACGCATAACTGCACAGATGTTTCAGTCTTGCAGGAATCAAATGATTAAATATGATAACAGACTTACCTATTTCTTCACCAGTGAAGAAATCATATACATGAACCCACATATCTTCCCCTCCAGTGATGAACTTACTCCCAGACTTTGGTTCAAGTGAAGCTGACTCCACAGTGCATGACATATCATAGCTTTTAACAAGCCCAAAACTGCAGAATTACCAGAAAAAATGTCAAGGAACCAAACAATACAAGTGATGCAGATCAATGGTCATACAGGAAAGAACTTACTGGTTCGCATCCCAAAATTTAACACTTGACCCATCAGCTGTAGTGATGAACCTGCCGTCCTGGCTTACTTCTGCACTGGTGACAGGTGCCTTGGTTTCAAGAGTTTGGACAATTTTTCCACTTCTCACATCCCATAACCTGTATGATCAGAGTAATTAATCAAGGGGAACAAACATAATAAGCTTTGCATAGAGAAGCAGCATGTGTCTTCATACTAGCTGCAAATTTTAAAGATATTTTCCAGACAAACCTCACTCCACCCATATCAGAGCAGGAACTTAGAATAGATTGGTCACTGTGAAGCCAAGCAACAGTTCGTACAGAACCAGGTGTTTTGTCAAGTTCTCTTGGAGCTGCATCTGGACGATTCATGTCATATATACGCAAAATCTTCTCCACACCTCCAGTGAGCAACATGTGTGTATCCTGCAGTTCCATCGGCGGTTTGATTAGGTTTAGAACCGCTTATGGAGGACAGTTCTAACTGACTACTATGGCATACAGAGCACGTAAACCATTGTCAACATGATTTCACATTATTCAATGAGATGCGCTGATGGATGTAAAAAACAGGGCTACTATACTTGTTGAATAGTCCATATTTTGTGGCAGGTTGCAAGAAGTAGCACTAACAGGCCTCAGTTCACAAAGTCTGGagggaccaaaaaacaacaaaaggagaagaacatgacacatatcatcatcttaAGGGGGATAAGAGATGACAGAATAACTAGTGTTCTTGGTATACATATGTCAGAAGAGAGGGGAGAACTAAGGGCATGCTTGGCTTGCCAATGTTTGGGCAAAACCAAAAAATTGACAAGCAAATTGTTTTGCCAGTCTCTCAAAAAGCTGCCTATTTTTACAAAAATATTGGCTAGACGATTTTTGGTAGCAAACCAAGCATGCCTTATGTGTCAACAAACATTACCTCAGAAAAGGCACATGCACGGACTATATGCTTGTGCTCAAACGAATGTAGCTCATTTCCTGTTAGTGCATCCCATATTTTGCTGCAAAAAATAGTCAAATATGTCAGTCAAAAGAGTAGATTATACTCACAAATTAGTACATAAACATTTCTGAGCATTAACAGTGAAGAACTGTAATCCTTTTTGCAGAAAAATGCTTATTATTTATTTACACAGAGTATGAGCAGACTTACGACTATGAAATAGAGTAATGATGTATTAAATTATGCAGATGAATATAAC
This portion of the Triticum dicoccoides isolate Atlit2015 ecotype Zavitan chromosome 7A, WEW_v2.0, whole genome shotgun sequence genome encodes:
- the LOC119328599 gene encoding serine-threonine kinase receptor-associated protein-like, whose product is MEKKKVAVSKVCHGHSRPVVDLFYSPVTPDGYFLISASKDSNPMLRNGDTGDWIGTFEGHKGAVWSSCLDTNALRAASGSADFSAKIWDALTGNELHSFEHKHIVRACAFSEDTHMLLTGGVEKILRIYDMNRPDAAPRELDKTPGSVRTVAWLHSDQSILSSCSDMGGVRLWDVRSGKIVQTLETKAPVTSAEVSQDGRFITTADGSSVKFWDANHFGLVKSYDMSCTVESASLEPKSGSKFITGGEDMWVHVYDFFTGEEIACNKGHHGPVHCVRFAPVGESYASGSEDGTIRIWPLNPANTEDPEAPNANGKPKAAAVANEVARKIEGFHITKEGQTEA